A segment of the Capricornis sumatraensis isolate serow.1 chromosome 8, serow.2, whole genome shotgun sequence genome:
AATTCTAGACTGTTACAGGTGGACGCCTCGAGAGAGAGAAGAGCAAACGAAAGCAGCTGGTTTTGCAGGAATGTGTGTTGCACGGTGCCAGTTGGGCCTGGGCCCGTTTCCATCCTTGCCCCCCAGGGGCCCCCGTTAGGCACCCCAGCCGGGCCCTCTGAAGACAGTGAGCGATGCTCCTGCCTCCACCTCGGCTCTTGCCTAGGGAGGGGGCCGGCCCCTTGTCTCGACCAAAGCTGCCGATTGGCAGCTCGGCCTCTCCACATCCCCGTCCTAATGGCTGTAGCATTCTTCTTGGGGCCCCGACCCCAACAGGAAAGTGGTGCCGGTGCCAGATGAGACGACTCTGTGTCCCAGGTTCAGGCTCTCACAGAGCCCCACCCCCGGGGTCTTACCTCACAgggaatgtgttttttaaaatgaatttgccAGAAAGCCAACAAATCCTACACTCCAAAAAAACAAgaccctgaatttttttttttttttttttgtgccaaAAACTGTGGACATGCTGGCTCAGCATCCTCAGGACCAAGCTGTtgcttaattttaatttattgtttttttattaaataatccaGATGAAAAGTTGTGGGGCCTAGGATGGCCTGGCCCAAAGGATCTGAAGGGCCATCTCCTAGCAGCCCCAGGCTGGCTGTGGGAAGGGCCATGCCACCATTTGCTTATCATTCCGTGGGGTATGTCGGCCTTGGCCAACCCAACATGGAGAGGCCAGGGCTGAGGACAGTCCACTCTCCActgccctcctgcccaccccagctCTGTGTGTCTGAATTGTGGATCGTGCAGAAGAACCTGCGGCCATAGTTATTTGACTATATCTTGACCGAGGGCTTGCAGTGCAAAGCCAGGCCAGTGTCGTGCATTACTTACAATAAAAGGGATCATTTATACTCAAGGGGTCCTGTGGCAGTGCTTTTGGTTGTGGGGTGGAGGCAATAAGTACCTGGGAGAGACCAGGTTATGCTGCCTGTCAACAAGCTTGTGTCCCTCAGCAGAGAACTTGAAATGACTCCCAGAGGGGTCCTGGGTTGCTGGGACTTGGCTGGTACCGCTGCTAGCTCAGAGGTGgcaccctctcttcctccctaaaTCCTCGGAGATCTACTGAGGGTGGTCCTACCACAGCTGACTTCCTGAGGTGACACTGTCAGCTCACCCGGCTTGGGCATCACTGTGGCTCAGTTCCCAGGACTTCTGTAGCACCCACTACTCCCAGCCCCGGGAAGTCCTTGCTGACTGGAGTCACATCCTTGCGGGGCAGGTACCGCCACGAGCCACCTCTCTTCTTGGGTGATCTGATGCTGTTGCTTAGCTCTGAGCAGAGGAAGACCGTCCTCGTCCCCAGCTGAGGCCTCTGGTGCAGAAGTTAAGAGCTGCCCTGAGTGAGGCTCTCCGCATTCCCCTCATACTCTGAGGACCCAGGCTGAGTGCCGACTGTGCTTCCTGTTAGCTCTGTCACTTCCAAGGGCAACACAGCACAGTGGCCTGTCTACCACCGGAGCTCGAGGCCCTGCTTCCTGCCCTGTTCTGTGGGCACGAGGTCACTTAGGAGCTTAAAGACTTGCATAGGGTTAGGGTCGGGTAATCCCCTAGGAGTCTGCCTGCTTGTTCTGCCAATTTACACAGTCCAGTCAGCTGGGGGAAACCAAGACAGTCGGGTCTGGGGCAGGACAGTCCAGACTTCCTGTCTGTATTCTGAGGGGTGGGGTCTTAGGTCCTCCTCGTTTGTTTCACTGTAAACTGGTGTCCCCGAGAGAAGCAGAAGAGCTGTTTCTCCTTCGACTACTTGGGATGGTGACCGAGTGCCCCATTCCCTGGAGCTggaaaagcagaaggaagaggGACCCTGAAGGGGCACACTGACTCCTTGCTGAGGAAAGGGCATATAGACTAAGCTCTTGGACACTTGGATCCGCTGGTTCACACCATCCCTGCCTGATTGCCAGGACAAACAGGATCTAGGTAAGGACTCAGCAGAAGTGCAGTGAGGCTCAGCACCGTCACCCGCTGACAGCCCGACCTTGGGCAACGCGGGCTGAGACCCAGTGGGGTTCAGTCCTCAGACTCACTGAGTTTGGCAACATGGAGACCTGGTCGGGAAGAACACCCCCTTTTCTCAGGCTGCCTGATAAGATCCCTGACACCCATCACCCTAACCACCAGCCGCTGCCACCAATCAAGGCCAGGAGTGCGTTGGCCTGATGCTCTTCCCCTTCACCTCTTTGTGGTGTTTCCTTCCTGCCACAAaccgaccccccccccccatcggCCATATAATACAGAGTCAGAATCTGTCAAAACACGTTTAAAATAGGATTGATTACAACAGACAACAGTCAAAACCGGcagaagtgggaggagggggaatgCGGCCCCGCCAGCCCCCACCAGTCCCTGTGGCTCTCAGCCTGGCGGGTGCTTTCTTCCGCACTGTGGCGTGGTCCCGGCCCTAACAGGCATGCCCTGCCTCACCTCTGCAGGTGGAGGGGGCTGTTCcagttcccctcccctcccccactgggTCCTGGGGGACATTTGGAGAGGCCCAGCAGGGGGCACTCCGGCTCACCTTCCTCCGGTCTCCATGGCTCAGGACCAGGCTAAGGGCAGAGGTAGATGGGGAGACGTGGGGGCCACACAGGCCCCTGGGTGGCAGTGAGGGAGCTTGGGACCCTGAGGGGGCATGCTGACTCCTTGCTGGAGAAAAGGCACCTAGATAGGGAAGCTGAATTTGAGGGCCTCCCAGGGGGGCCCTGGGGTGAGGTGGGGTAGGCTGAAAGAAACAGGAAGTAGGTATGTGAGCAAACCCCAATCCTGGTTCCCGAACCCCGACTggctgagaaagaaggaaggcatCCCAGAGCAGAGCCCTGCCCCTGCAACCCTCTGCCTGAGCAAAATGGCCTCATCCTCTTTCCACCCTCACCCGGGGCCCGGCCGTCCAGTCTCTCTCCCACTGTTCCCGCTGCCGGCTCCAGGCCCTctgtggggggaggagggagtggaCAGCCAGAGGGGCCTCAGGCTGTCTTGGTGCCAGGGTCCACCTCCTTGTGGGCCCAGAGCTCCTTGTGCTGCTTCCGACCAAAGCCTTCGTCGTAGTTGCCTTTGCTCTTGAACAGCTGCTGGAAGTGGGGCTTGCAGTAGAACTCCCCGTGCAGTGCCGCGTAGCTGCCCAGGCTGCAGAAGCAGAACACTGGTCAGGTCAGGCCGGGCCAGGAGGGCTGGGGCGGGGTCAGGGCGGGGCGCACCTGAGCTTGGTGTGACAGTGCTTGCAGCAGAAGCAAGAGCTGTGGAAGATGAGCTTGTCGGCCACCAGCCGCTCCATGGGGTACACGGTCTTCTGGCAGGCAGTGCAGGTCTCCTTCACCTGGGCCCGAAGGCTGAAGGACTGTTCCAGGAGAGACGCCATCAGGAGCCTGACCGGCGCCCACCCCTTCCTCCCTGCACAGCCCAGCCTCGGAGCCCTACCTTGGAGCGCTGAACCGTGCTGCTGGAACCGCCACCTTTGGCTTCCTGAGAGAGGGCGGTGGCGCAGGGTCAGTTGAGGAGGGCCCTAGACCATCACCAGCCCAGATCCCAGGGACACtcaagggggaaggggagggagacccGCAAACAGGCCGCTCCTGTCCCTTCACGCTCAGGCCAGACACCTGCAGGGATGGAGTGCCCTCCCACCCCGGCTGAGCACCTACATGGGAGGGGGTCGCCTGGGCGGCTCCGGCGGCCTGGAACATGGCTCGTTGGAGGCGATGGAGGCCCCGAGTGGAGACGCGGCACCCGCTGGGTTCTGCAAGGGGAAGTCGGTTGGGGGGGCCCTACAAGCCCTTCCCAGCCTGCAGGGTGGGGGTAGAGGTGTTTacaggcagggggctggggggctgtGGTTGGGACTTTCCCTAAGTCATTTCCTGTTGCTCTGGGTCTTGCCACTTCcgcccctcacccaccccccGTTTCGCCCGCTCGGCCTCCACGCGGCTCCCCAGGGGGCAGGGGTCCCTGAGTGGAACCATGTGTCCCAGGAGGAGCGGAGTTAGCGGGCAGCGGCTCAGGGAGGGGATCCGCGCAGCCTCCCGAACGCTTCGCGGACCCGGACGCCGCCTGGCGCGAGGGGAGGTCAGAGGAGGGCGGCCCCAGTGGGGCCGCGGCCAGAAGCGGCTGCCCCGGCCTGACCCCAGCCCGAAGCTGCCCAGTGCGGGGCCTCGGGTACGCTCCGCTCGGCGGACCCAGCCCCTGGACAGCGCCCGCGGGCTGGGccacccgccccgccccgccccgccccgccgagCCGCCTCCCGCTCCTCCGCTCCGAACCCGCGTGGACCGGACCCCAAACCCAGGACCCCGGCGGGCCCAGCCGAGGGGACCTCAGCCCTGCCCGGGGGATGGACGCCGGCCTCAGGACCCCGGGCGAGAGCGACGGACTGAGACGCTCGGCGTCGGGACCCCGTGGGCGGCGGCCCTTGCGCCCACAGCCCCCACCTGGGCCGCCCGAATCGCGAGCCGGAGGCCggcccctcccccgcccgcccGCGGGTCTCACCGGGCCCCGGCCTGGGCCGCGGGGCGGGGGTCGGTCTCCGGGGGAAGCCTCGGGTGCGAGGAGCGCGCGGGGGCGAGCTGCCGCCGCTGCCAGTGGTCCCTGAgcggccgcggccgccgccgccttATCGCAGCGCCGCCCCCGccggcccccgccccgcgcccgcccATTGGCTCCGTCGCGCCCGGTGCCGCCTCCGGGGCCCCGGCGCCGCTGCCGACCCCCTTTCTGCGCTTTGTCTTCCCCTCGCTCGGCGTCCCCCGCCTTTGTCTGCCCCCCGCGCTGACCCCGCGCTCCGCACCGCCCCTCCGGCTTCGCGCTCGCCCGCCTCTCGAAACCCGCCGCCCCGTCGGCCTGCTCTGGACCAAGGCAGGGACCGGAGGGTCCGCGCCGGAGGCCTCGGGGCAGGGACGAGTACAGGTGGAGACGACTCGCGTGACAAATGGCGCTCCCGACGAGGCGGGGGCAAAGGATAACTGGGCGCGCCTGGCCTTTGGCTGCTTCCATTTCCCCACTCTGTGGGCCCTGCCGGCGTCCCCGCGCGGCTCCCACGCCCCCTCAGACGCCGAGACGGCAGGGGCGGCCGGGCACGCGATCCCGCCACAGGGAGGACCCTGGGGGCCCCCGGGGCCACCAGCCCTCAGCCCCTGCTGGCGCCCGGCAGCCTGCGCCTGCGGCGCCCGTTGCAGCCCTCGCGAGGCCGCCGTCCCAAAGGGACTCTGGGGCCCGACTTCGTAGGCTTAGTCACTCTCACTCCCGGCTCCAGCGGGCACCGCTGCTTGAGAGAGGTCGAGGGGACCCCCTCCAGAGAAAGATTTCCAGCCTTCAAACAAGCAAACCTGGGTTCAACCAAACCTCATTTGACACAGGGAGCAAggcctgatgatctgaagtgACTTGTTCAAGTAACAAAGCCGAGCAGCAGGATTGGCTTCAGAGGCTGGGCCTCTGGACCCCTGTCCCCGTGGCCAAGCCGGTGGGCACTGCAAGTCCTGGGTACACAGGAGGTCAGGCGCCTAACTCCTCAGCTCCCCAAGGAGCACAGGGGAGCCTGTCCCCGTGGCATCTCTGCAGGGACGCCAGGGACTGCTGAGCTGCGCCTGCCATCCGGCTGGAAGCTGTTTCACAAAGCACAGCCCTAAACATAGCTCCTGCCCACATGGTGGCAGGAACAGAAGGAGCGGCTCCAGAGCGAGGCCCACACACTGGTCAGGAACAGAAGGGCTCAGCGCTGCCCGCCTGGCAGGGGAGAGGGAGGCCTCGGGCGCCCCAGCCCCAGGCTGTTCCCATGGCTGTCTCAGGGCACCCTCCCTGTGGCTCACTTTTCTCCTTAGACCCCTGCCCCTCTTTGGAGGAAGATTTACATTTGGGTTGAGCTGCAGCCCTCAGGCCTCCCCGGATGGGGTGTGTGAGAACTGAAACTGTTAAGGGGCCTCTCTTTTCCCGCCGAGTTCCACACCTGCCTTCAGATTCTCAAGGGGATTGTGGCGAGGTGAGAAAGGTGAAGCCCTGGGAGGTGTGGGGAGCAGTGCTGGGCTAGCCCCTGGGCACCACCTGGCCCCTCagcccccctgccctgcccaggaCCATCCGTGTGCTGAGCTGCAGCGGTTCCCACAGAATCAGCACTCGGCACTGAGGATGAGCTGATGGCAAGGTGAAGCAAGCAGACCAGAGGAAAGAAACACGCTGATAATggtgcaaagaaaagggaacTTGAGGTTTAACGAACAAAAAAAGAGCTGGGCAGGAGGGGTGGAAATAAACGTGAGCTGGCCTGCTCACTCCCTCCATTTCAGGGCTCCccgttccctccagagtgctgcCTTCTCCTTAACCCCTGTAACTGGGTAAGAggtcttctatttttctttttcaaagttttgtTATAGTTTCTCAGAAAAGGGAAAGCAAGGGCATGCTTGGGGATGAAGCAGCtacagggaagagggaggggcactTCCCTGATCTGGCTAAAGGGGCGCCCACCCCGAGGGacggggaggggaaggggcccGGCTGCGGCGCACGGAGGTCAGGAGGAAGCACcgtggaggagacccaggtcatCCCCTGACCCCTGGCCCAGACTCCTGGCCAACAGCCAGGATGGAGGGGAGGACTGGGTCTGGGTCTTGGATTACCTGCTCTCTTGAgtatttgtttccaaggtaaGGAGACACCACGAGTCCTGTTGCAAAACAACCCCCTTCACCTCCTTTCCTGCCAAAATGGAGCCTCTTCTGCCTGGCCTCCACTGGCCCAGACGTGGTCCCGAGGAAGGGTCAGCACTCAGACCCTTCCTGCTCCAAAGTGTTTTGATGGCTACAGGCTAAAATGGCCCCAACATCAGATAGTTAAAGACAAATCTATCATGGGTTTTAAAGGAAATGTGTGTTGTTGAGGCTGTCTCGTGAAGGAGGTCACTGCTATGCCTCCACGGGCAGGCATGGAAACGCTCTCAGATGGCAGAACCCAGGGCGGGATGACTTGTGTCCGAGCCTGCATGGCCAACGCACGACAATGTCACTCTCCAGTGGATTCTCTGGAACTTTTTAATTTGTTCTGGCAATGAAACTAACATGGCCTTAGAACTTAAGCCCTTCAGGCTGGGCAGCACCAAGGCAGCCAGCAGGGGTCAGTTAGATGGACTCCTGGTGGGAAAGGAAGGAGCTCCCCAGATGAACCAAGGTGAGGTGTCAGGGGCCGAGTAGAAGGAGGATGGACCACCCAAGCCTTAATCTAGTgcttaaagagaaaagaataccCTGTCCTTCAGTTATTAGGGAGAGG
Coding sequences within it:
- the LIMD2 gene encoding LIM domain-containing protein 2, with protein sequence MFQAAGAAQATPSHEAKGGGSSSTVQRSKSFSLRAQVKETCTACQKTVYPMERLVADKLIFHSSCFCCKHCHTKLSLGSYAALHGEFYCKPHFQQLFKSKGNYDEGFGRKQHKELWAHKEVDPGTKTA